Proteins co-encoded in one Gossypium arboreum isolate Shixiya-1 chromosome 11, ASM2569848v2, whole genome shotgun sequence genomic window:
- the LOC108465586 gene encoding cytosolic sulfotransferase 14-like, with the protein MEKTDMCNSSMVSTSHDVEESWDDEFQQLVQTLPKDKSFTGMNLYFFQGFWCPSIVLKAVISCQKHFQAFDSDILIATLPKCGTTWLKALTFATLYRSQFARENNPLLTYNPHSLVRFIDYDFYLNDTCPDLENCTLYQPRLFSIHLPYASLPTSIKDSNCKIVYLCRNPMDTLISFWSFFSRLRGEGFEPVSLDEAFEMFCQGINEFGPFFDHVLGYWRASQEKSSKILFLQYEDLKEDINSHLKKLAMFLGVPFTEEEEKQGVVEEIAKNCSFENMKDLEVNKKGAQTFGYPQETFSGKTKTFVIPREAFFRKAKTGDWSNYLTPSMVDRLEKLIQEKLDNSGLTFKLFSKTSKDITST; encoded by the coding sequence ATGGAGAAAACAGATATGTGCAACTCCAGCATGGTTTCCACATCCCATGATGTTGAGGAGTCTTGGGATGATGAATTCCAACAACTGGTGCAAACCCTCCCTAAAGATAAAAGCTTCACAGGAATGAATCTTTACTTCTTCCAAGGTTTCTGGTGCCCATCAATTGTTTTAAAAGCAGTGATTTCTTGTCAGAAACATTTCCAAGCATTTGATTCTGATATTCTCATCGCCACTTTGCCAAAATGTGGCACTACTTGGCTTAAAGCTTTGACTTTCGCCACTTTGTACCGCAGTCAGTTCGCAAGGGAAAACAATCCCTTGCTCACCTATAACCCTCACTCTCTGGTTCGCTTCATTGATTATGACTTTTATTTGAACGATACTTGTCCTGATCTCGAAAATTGTACTCTTTATCAGCCAAGACTTTTTTCTATCCACTTGCCTTATGCTTCTTTGCCAACTTCCATTAAAGATTCCAACTGTAAGATTGTTTACTTATGTAGAAACCCCATGGACACGCTCATTTCTTTTTGGTCTTTCTTTTCCAGGCTTCGAGGCGAAGGCTTTGAGCCAGTATCACTAGATGAAGCTTTTGAGATGTTCTGCCAAGGAATCAATGAATTTGGACCATTTTTCGATCATGTGCTAGGGTATTGGAGGGCAAGCCAAGAAAAATCGAGCAAAATATTGTTTTTACAGTATGAAGATCTCAAGGAAGACATCAATTCTCACCTAAAAAAGTTGGCAATGTTTTTGGGGGTTCCTTTCACTGAGGAAGAAGAGAAACAAGGAGTTGTTGAAGAAATAGCGAAAAATTGCAGCTTTGAGAACATGAAAGACTTGGAAGTGAATAAGAAGGGCGCGCAAACTTTTGGGTATCCACAAGAAACTTTCTCAGGGAAAACAAAGACTTTTGTGATTCCACGGGAAGCTTTCTTTAGAAAAGCAAAAACGGGAGATTGGAGCAATTATCTCACACCCTCCATGGTTGATCGTCTAGAGAAACTTATTCAAGAGAAATTGGATAACTCAGGTTTAACATTTAAATTGTTCTCTAAAACTTCAAAAGATATTACTTCTACATGA